A single Dermacentor albipictus isolate Rhodes 1998 colony chromosome 3, USDA_Dalb.pri_finalv2, whole genome shotgun sequence DNA region contains:
- the LOC135898743 gene encoding very long chain fatty acid elongase AAEL008004-like, with product MEEGIVMHTIRQLMTIRDPRTKDWKLLHNTSFIVVLLGGYLYMAKVWGPKFMKHRKPYELKGIIRIYNLFQVLSNIYFLYRIIYYSFWAAGYSLFCQGLTYKADENSRNLLNAYYWYFLVRVADFLDTLFFVLTKKFSHISVLHVTHHTIVVFNGWMFLQFGPDGQAVFGVCLNAFVHIIMYVYYFLASLGPSIQKYLWWKRYLTRIQIIQFFIMIAHASIPIFVDCGYPVVLLCIGIPQVILILGLFVNFYVQAYLSRTSGGPPSTSAPQLRSENGHSHNANGNNVEAKKEL from the coding sequence ATGGAGGAGGGCATCGTGATGCACACCATACGCCAGCTTATGACCATCAGGGATCCGCGCACCAAGGATTGGAAGCTCCTGCACAATACCAGCTTCATCGTCGTCCTGTTGGGAGGTTACCTGTACATGGCCAAAGTGTGGGGTCCCAAGTTCATGAAGCACCGGAAACCATACGAGCTTAAAGGTATCATTCGAATCTACAACCTGTTCCAGGTGTTGTCAAACATCTACTTCTTGTACAGAATCATCTACTACTCCTTCTGGGCAGCCGGTTACAGTCTATTCTGCCAGGGCCTGACGTACAAAGCCGACGAAAACTCCCGGAACCTCCTGAATGCCTACTACTGGTACTTCCTCGTCCGTGTCGCCGACTTTCTGGACACGCTGTTCTTCGTGCTTACCAAGAAATTCTCCCACATATCGGTGCTCCACGTGACCCATCACACCATAGTCGTGTTCAATGGTTGGATGTTTCTGCAGTTCGGCCCCGACGGACAGGCCGTGTTCGGTGTGTGCCTAAACGCCTTCGTGCACATCATCATGTACGTCTACTACTTTCTCGCTTCGCTCGGCCCCTCCATCCAGAAATATCTGTGGTGGAAGAGGTACCTGACCAGAATACAGATCATCCAGTTCTTCATAATGATCGCTCATGCATCTATACCAATTTTCGTTGACTGCGGTTATCCGGTCGTGTTGCTCTGCATCGGAATCCCACAAGTCATCCTCATTCTGGGCCTCTTCGTGAACTTTTACGTTCAAGCATACCTTAGCCGCACGTCAGGCGGACCTCCCAGTACGTCGGCTCCTCAGCTACGCAGCGAAAACGGACACAGTCACAACGCCAATGGTAACAACGTGGAGGCGAAGAAAGAATTGTAA